The Candidatus Dormiibacterota bacterium sequence GCGCGCCGATCCCTTCTTGCAGCAGCGCGAGAAGCGAGACGGCGAGCGTGACGCCCGTCCACCCGTAGAGGAGAAGACTGTCGTTGCGATCGCGCCGGTACGCAACGCAGACCGCGAGGAAGAGCGCGGCGTACTCCAGCCATTTGAAGGTTTCGCGCACGGCGGGGCCGCGGTGCAGCGCGACCGCGATCGTGACGGCGACGACGCACGCGACGGCGGCGAGCGCGACGAAGATGCGGCGCACGGGCGCCTCGCGCAGCGCGCTCCTCCACCCGGGCTGCGCGCACAACCCGAGCAGCATGCCGAGCAGCACGACTTTCGGGAACGTCACCGTCGTGTTGAAGAGGTAGTGGTCGAGCGGAAACGGCTGCACGCAGATCGAGAAGAAGATGCCGTACGACGGCCGCCGCACCGTCGCGACGACGGCAGCGAGGAAGGCAGCCAAGAAAAGCATCGCCCACAGCGGGTCGAGCGGCTCGGGCAAGAAGATGCGATCGACGACCGGCAGGTAATGCACGACGATGGCGGGCTTCGCTCTGCCGGCGGTGAAATCCACGCGCTCGACATGGAGAGTTTCTTCGACGAAGCGGCGATGCGGCGCGCGATCGAGGCCAAGCGCGACGGCCGAGAGCTCGAACCGCGCGCCTGGGAGCAGATGCTCTGCGCCTATCTTGCCGGGCGCGTCGACGATGCACAGATGGCGGCGATGCTCATGGCCGCACTATGGCGAGGGCTGAGTGTCGCCGAAACGGCCGCGTTGACCAAAGCGATGGTCGAGAGCGGTGAGACGATCCAGTTTCCGGCCGAGATCTTCGTCGTCGACAAACACTCGAGCGGCGGCGTCTCCGACATCGTCTCGCTCGTCGCCGTTCCGCTCGTCGCCGCGTGCGGCGTCCGCGTCGCCAAGCTCTCCGGACGCGCGCTCGGGCATACCGGCGGAACGATCGACAAGCTGGAGGCGATCCCAGGCATGCGCACCGATCTCTCGCGCGAGGCGTTCGTCGCGCAGGTCGAGCGCGTCGGGTGCGCGATCGCGGCGCAGTCGGAGCGCTTGGTGCCGGCGGACAAGCGGCTCTACCGTCTGCGTGACCGCACGGGAACCGTGCCGAGCGTCGGGCTCATCGCCGCATCGATTCTTTCGAAGAAGATCGCGGGCGGCGCGCGAGCCTTCGTCTTCGACGTGAAGTGCGGCGCCGCGGCGTTCATGCAGCGCGTCTCCGATGCCGAGGCGCTCGCGCACGAGCTCGTCTCCGTGGCCGCGCGTTTCGATCGTGAGGCGCGCGCGCTCGTGACCGACATGAACGAGCCGCTCGGGCGCTCCGTGGGAACCGGCATCGAAGCCATCGAGGCGCGAGATCTGCTTCGCGGCGAGATCTCCGACGCGCGCGTTCGCGAGGCGGTGCTGAGCGTCGCTGCCGAGATGCTCGCGGTTGCAGGCATCGCGCAGCCGCAAAGCGTCGCGGAGCGCGCGCTCGACTCCGGCGCGGCGTACGAGAAGCTCGTCGCGTTAGTCGAAGCGCAAGGCAGCTCGCGCGCGGCGTTGGAAGCGATGCGGCGGCCGCAGCGAGAGGAGGAGGCGCGAGCAACGCGCGCGGGGTACGTGCACGCGGTTGACGCGGTCGAGATCGGCAACCTGGCGCGCGCGTGGTCGGAGCGCGAATCGAGCGCAGGCGTCGTCGTCGCGGCGCGCATCGGCGATCGCATCGAGCGCGGCGACGTCCTCGCCCGCGGCTATGGAGCTGCGGCCGATGCAACTATGCTTACGCCGTGCTTTACGATCTCGGATGAAAAGCCCGAACCCCGCCCGCTCGTGTACGCAACCGTGTCAGGATGATGCCGAGCGTTCGATCTCGCTGATGAGGTAGATCGGCCTTCCCTTCACCTCGTCGTAGACGCGGCCG is a genomic window containing:
- a CDS encoding thymidine phosphorylase, with translation MHDDGGLRSAGGEIHALDMESFFDEAAMRRAIEAKRDGRELEPRAWEQMLCAYLAGRVDDAQMAAMLMAALWRGLSVAETAALTKAMVESGETIQFPAEIFVVDKHSSGGVSDIVSLVAVPLVAACGVRVAKLSGRALGHTGGTIDKLEAIPGMRTDLSREAFVAQVERVGCAIAAQSERLVPADKRLYRLRDRTGTVPSVGLIAASILSKKIAGGARAFVFDVKCGAAAFMQRVSDAEALAHELVSVAARFDREARALVTDMNEPLGRSVGTGIEAIEARDLLRGEISDARVREAVLSVAAEMLAVAGIAQPQSVAERALDSGAAYEKLVALVEAQGSSRAALEAMRRPQREEEARATRAGYVHAVDAVEIGNLARAWSERESSAGVVVAARIGDRIERGDVLARGYGAAADATMLTPCFTISDEKPEPRPLVYATVSG